In Streptomyces alboniger, the following are encoded in one genomic region:
- a CDS encoding TerD family protein, whose protein sequence is MTAELVRGQNHPLPGTRLEIRVSAGKPIVAGATLGDDQGRVRGVEWVAHPGSPSLPGLEVSKQAAADHRLAVDLGALPDTVHRVSVLLALPVGGAGPAGFRMLAAPFVAVTGLDGTEIASYTITGLDAESAVVAVELYRRQGAWKVRAVGQGYAGGLAEMLTDQGLSEAREIAAAVNDAVAGGLARSVSAPPPRPADDARVRTTTQDPAGPAQGQPAPPPAPPSGDASAARVGTPGGGPVDYTHPGRRTTAPPPPPPAAPPAGPGEPARPVAGDATGWSMEERLYNQVWGMFEDLARTTAAYRSAVDLADSRMEQELDKVLDDPRSRIGGAGDAARESARAKHTDLVGQARAALDRDLAQLAAEAEVVEPALPPAFAAWSSPVWHAYRAPMEIPMAVRLGDLHLPERTGLRIPMLVRLPLERGLWIDSGKALTNHRTDSTEVRRLALDTAVAHAARLLAVYPAGAFQVHVIDPAGSAAPALAPLLTAGVLAGAPASGAAGVSAVLARLTQRVDLVQMAIRGGAADALPPDLDTAEQLLIVNDFPHGFDDRAVTQLRYLADEGPAVGVHLMMVADREDAAEYGPLLDPLWRGLLRLTPVPDDHLADPWVGHTWTYDPPAFPPGSRILGQVLDRVAEARRTGSR, encoded by the coding sequence ATGACGGCCGAGCTGGTGCGGGGGCAGAACCACCCGCTGCCCGGGACCCGACTGGAGATCCGGGTCTCGGCCGGCAAGCCGATCGTGGCGGGAGCCACGCTCGGCGACGACCAGGGCAGAGTCCGTGGCGTGGAGTGGGTGGCCCACCCGGGCTCGCCCAGCCTGCCGGGCCTGGAGGTCTCCAAGCAGGCGGCGGCCGACCACCGCCTCGCCGTGGACCTCGGCGCCCTGCCGGACACCGTCCACCGGGTCAGTGTCCTGCTCGCCCTGCCCGTCGGCGGCGCGGGCCCGGCCGGCTTCCGCATGCTCGCGGCGCCCTTCGTGGCGGTCACCGGGCTCGACGGCACCGAGATCGCCAGCTACACCATCACCGGCCTCGACGCCGAGTCCGCGGTCGTCGCCGTCGAGCTCTACCGCCGCCAGGGCGCCTGGAAGGTCCGCGCCGTCGGCCAGGGATACGCGGGCGGTCTCGCCGAGATGCTCACCGACCAGGGCTTGTCCGAGGCCCGCGAGATAGCGGCCGCCGTCAACGACGCGGTCGCCGGCGGCCTGGCCCGTTCCGTGTCCGCGCCACCGCCCCGCCCCGCCGACGACGCCCGCGTGCGCACCACCACCCAGGACCCCGCGGGCCCCGCGCAGGGACAGCCCGCGCCGCCTCCCGCACCCCCGAGCGGCGACGCCTCCGCCGCGCGGGTCGGCACTCCGGGCGGCGGACCCGTCGACTACACCCACCCGGGCCGCCGGACCACCGCGCCACCGCCGCCGCCCCCCGCCGCGCCCCCGGCCGGGCCGGGAGAGCCCGCCCGGCCGGTCGCGGGCGACGCCACCGGCTGGTCCATGGAGGAGCGGCTCTACAACCAGGTGTGGGGCATGTTCGAAGACCTGGCCCGCACCACGGCGGCCTACCGAAGCGCCGTCGACTTAGCCGACTCCCGCATGGAGCAGGAGCTGGACAAGGTCCTCGACGACCCGCGCAGCCGCATCGGCGGCGCCGGTGACGCCGCCCGCGAAAGCGCCCGGGCCAAGCACACCGACCTCGTCGGCCAGGCCAGGGCGGCCCTCGACCGCGACCTCGCCCAGCTCGCCGCCGAGGCCGAGGTCGTCGAGCCCGCCCTGCCCCCGGCGTTCGCGGCATGGAGCAGCCCCGTCTGGCACGCCTATCGCGCGCCCATGGAGATCCCGATGGCCGTGCGCCTCGGCGACCTCCACCTCCCCGAGCGCACCGGGCTGCGGATCCCCATGCTCGTACGGCTGCCCCTGGAGCGCGGCCTGTGGATCGACAGCGGCAAGGCCCTCACCAACCACCGCACCGACTCCACCGAGGTGCGCCGCCTCGCCCTGGACACCGCCGTCGCGCACGCCGCCCGGTTGCTCGCGGTCTACCCGGCGGGCGCGTTCCAGGTGCACGTCATCGACCCGGCCGGCTCCGCGGCGCCCGCACTCGCCCCGCTCCTCACGGCCGGTGTCCTCGCCGGGGCCCCGGCCTCCGGCGCGGCCGGTGTCTCCGCGGTCCTCGCCCGGCTCACCCAGCGCGTCGACCTGGTCCAGATGGCGATCCGCGGCGGCGCCGCCGACGCGCTGCCCCCGGACCTGGACACCGCCGAGCAGCTCCTGATCGTCAACGACTTCCCGCACGGCTTCGACGACCGCGCCGTGACCCAGCTGCGCTACCTCGCCGACGAGGGCCCGGCCGTCGGCGTCCACCTCATGATGGTCGCCGACCGCGAGGACGCCGCCGAGTACGGCCCGCTGCTCGACCCTCTGTGGCGCGGGCTCCTGCGACTGACCCCGGTGCCCGACGACCACCTCGCCGACCCGTGGGTCGGGCACACATGGACGTACGACCCTCCGGCCTTCCCGCCGGGCAGCCGGATCCTGGGGCAGGTCCTCGACCGGGTTGCCGAGGCCCGCCGCACCGGCAGCCGTTAG
- a CDS encoding S66 family peptidase, with product MIEPLYPPKPSPGDRIAVISPSRGLPELFPLPYELGLERLRKEFGLEPVEYPSTRRMGSTPRERADDIHAAFTDPTVKAVIASIGGDDQITVLPHLDRELIRAHPKPFFGYSDNTNLLAYLWQCGIVGFHGASVMCELGRPGAMAPLTERSLRAALFTSGAYELHPADRYRDVDLPWEDPATFAQEPPTEPGSGWYWHRPERVVEGRSWGGELEIVSWLLMADREVARDLSAYDGCVLFLETCEELIGAEQVFRILRNMGERGMLHRFPALLMGRAKAWSFTRPQDADQKAAHAREQREAVLRALGMYAPDTMAVFDVDLGHTDPQLVIPYGGNVRVDGPGRRITVTY from the coding sequence ATGATCGAACCGCTGTACCCGCCCAAGCCCTCGCCCGGTGACCGCATCGCCGTGATCTCCCCGTCCAGGGGCCTGCCGGAGCTTTTCCCGCTCCCCTACGAGCTGGGCCTCGAACGGCTCCGCAAGGAGTTCGGCCTCGAACCCGTGGAGTATCCCTCGACGCGAAGAATGGGCTCGACGCCCCGGGAGCGTGCCGACGACATCCACGCGGCCTTCACCGACCCGACCGTCAAGGCCGTCATCGCCAGCATCGGGGGCGACGACCAGATCACCGTACTGCCGCACCTGGACCGCGAGTTGATCCGCGCGCACCCGAAGCCGTTCTTCGGCTACAGCGACAACACCAACCTGCTGGCCTACCTCTGGCAGTGCGGCATCGTCGGCTTTCACGGCGCTTCCGTGATGTGCGAGCTGGGCCGGCCCGGCGCGATGGCGCCCCTGACGGAACGTTCGCTGCGCGCCGCGCTCTTCACGTCCGGGGCCTATGAGCTGCACCCCGCCGACCGCTACCGCGACGTGGACCTGCCCTGGGAGGACCCCGCGACTTTCGCGCAGGAGCCGCCGACCGAGCCGGGCTCCGGCTGGTACTGGCACCGGCCGGAGCGGGTCGTGGAGGGCCGCTCCTGGGGCGGCGAGCTGGAGATCGTCTCGTGGCTCCTGATGGCGGACCGCGAGGTCGCGCGGGACCTGTCGGCGTACGACGGCTGCGTACTGTTCCTGGAGACCTGCGAGGAACTCATCGGCGCCGAGCAGGTGTTCCGCATCCTGCGCAACATGGGCGAGCGCGGGATGCTGCACCGCTTCCCCGCCCTCCTGATGGGGCGTGCCAAGGCCTGGTCGTTCACCCGCCCCCAGGACGCCGACCAGAAGGCCGCGCACGCACGTGAGCAGCGCGAAGCCGTACTGCGGGCGCTCGGCATGTACGCCCCGGACACCATGGCGGTCTTCGACGTGGACCTCGGACACACCGACCCCCAGCTGGTGATCCCGTACGGAGGGAACGTGCGGGTAGACGGGCCGGGGCGGCGCATCACGGTGACGTACTGA
- a CDS encoding calcium:proton antiporter codes for MVTRLRALGMQWTTVVPLLAVVLLALTWGRDLPGVVVALVTLILAGAVLAAVHHAEVIAHRVGEPFGSLVLAVAVTIIEVALIVTLMADGGDKSSTLARDTVFAAVMITCNGIVGLCLLVGALRHRVAVFNPEGTGAALATVATLATLCLVLPTFTTTKQGPEFTTSQLTFAAVASLILYGLFVTTQTVRHRDYFLPLTKQGQVIDADSHAEVPSSRQALTSLGLLALALVGVVGLAKGVSPTIESGVESAGMPHAVVGVIIALLVLLPETIAAVRATRRDRVQTSLNLALGSAMASIGLTIPAVAVASVWLAGPLVLGLSATHMVLLALTVIVGTLTVVPGRATPLQGGVHLVLFAAYLELAVTP; via the coding sequence ATGGTCACTCGGCTCCGGGCGCTCGGCATGCAGTGGACGACCGTGGTCCCGCTCCTCGCGGTCGTCCTCCTCGCCCTCACCTGGGGCCGCGATCTGCCCGGCGTGGTCGTCGCCCTGGTCACGCTGATCCTCGCCGGAGCGGTGCTGGCCGCCGTCCACCACGCCGAGGTGATCGCCCACCGCGTCGGCGAGCCCTTCGGTTCGCTCGTCCTCGCGGTCGCCGTGACGATCATCGAAGTCGCGCTGATCGTCACCCTCATGGCCGACGGCGGCGACAAGAGCTCCACACTCGCGCGGGACACGGTCTTCGCCGCCGTGATGATCACCTGCAACGGCATCGTGGGCCTCTGTCTCCTGGTCGGCGCGCTGCGCCACCGCGTCGCCGTCTTCAACCCCGAGGGCACCGGCGCCGCCCTCGCGACCGTCGCCACCCTGGCCACGCTCTGCCTGGTCCTGCCGACGTTCACCACCACCAAGCAGGGCCCGGAGTTCACCACGAGCCAGCTCACCTTCGCCGCCGTGGCCTCGCTCATCCTGTACGGCCTGTTCGTCACCACGCAGACCGTGCGCCACCGCGACTACTTCCTGCCCCTCACCAAGCAGGGCCAGGTCATCGACGCCGACAGCCACGCCGAAGTCCCCTCCTCCCGGCAGGCGCTGACCAGCCTCGGCCTCCTCGCGCTGGCCCTGGTCGGCGTGGTCGGACTGGCCAAAGGCGTGTCACCGACCATCGAGTCGGGCGTGGAGAGCGCCGGCATGCCGCACGCCGTGGTCGGCGTGATCATCGCACTGCTCGTGCTGCTCCCCGAGACCATCGCGGCCGTCCGCGCCACCCGCCGCGACCGCGTGCAGACCAGCCTGAACCTCGCCCTCGGCTCGGCGATGGCCAGCATCGGCCTGACCATCCCGGCCGTCGCGGTCGCCTCCGTCTGGCTGGCCGGGCCGCTCGTGCTCGGCCTGAGCGCGACCCACATGGTGCTGCTCGCCCTCACGGTGATCGTCGGCACGCTCACGGTGGTGCCGGGGCGCGCCACCCCGCTCCAGGGCGGCGTCCACCTGGTGCTGTTCGCGGCGTACCTGGAACTGGCGGTCACTCCCTAG
- a CDS encoding TerD family protein, with translation MTVNMTKGQAISLQKDDGGALSAVRMGLGWQAAPRRGLFGSRTREVDLDASAVLFADKQPVDVVFFRHLVSDDGSVRHTGDNVVGGVGQGGDDEAILVDLQRVPVHIDQIVFTVNSFTGQTFQEVQNAFCRLVDETNGQELARYTLDGGGQYTAQIMAKVHRAGAGWQMTAIGNPANGRTFQDLMPSILPQL, from the coding sequence GTGACGGTCAACATGACCAAGGGTCAGGCCATCAGCCTGCAGAAGGACGACGGGGGCGCCCTTTCCGCGGTGCGCATGGGACTCGGATGGCAGGCGGCCCCGCGGCGCGGCCTGTTCGGCAGCCGCACCCGCGAGGTCGACCTGGACGCCTCGGCGGTCCTTTTCGCCGACAAGCAGCCGGTCGACGTCGTCTTCTTCCGCCACCTCGTCAGCGACGACGGCTCGGTGCGCCACACCGGCGACAATGTCGTCGGCGGTGTCGGCCAGGGCGGCGACGACGAGGCGATCCTCGTCGACCTCCAGCGCGTCCCCGTCCACATCGACCAGATCGTCTTCACGGTGAACTCCTTCACCGGCCAGACCTTCCAGGAGGTGCAGAACGCGTTCTGCCGCCTGGTCGACGAGACCAACGGCCAGGAGCTCGCCCGCTACACCCTGGACGGCGGCGGCCAGTACACGGCCCAGATCATGGCCAAGGTCCACCGCGCGGGCGCCGGCTGGCAGATGACGGCCATCGGCAACCCCGCCAACGGCCGCACCTTCCAGGACCTGATGCCGTCGATCCTGCCGCAGCTGTAG
- the aroQ gene encoding type II 3-dehydroquinate dehydratase produces the protein MTLSARGLATAPIMILNGPNLNLLGQRQPEIYGSDTLADVEALCAEAAAAHGGTVDLRQSNHEGELVDWIHEARERHAGIVINPAAYSHTSVAILDALNTCDGMPVVEVHISNIHQREAFRHHSYVSQRADGVIAGCGVQGYVFAVERVAMLVAAGA, from the coding sequence ATGACCCTCAGCGCCCGCGGCCTCGCCACCGCTCCGATCATGATTCTGAACGGCCCGAACCTGAACCTCCTCGGGCAGCGCCAGCCCGAGATCTACGGCTCGGACACCCTCGCCGACGTCGAGGCCCTGTGCGCCGAGGCGGCGGCAGCGCACGGCGGGACGGTGGACCTGCGGCAGAGCAACCACGAGGGCGAGTTGGTCGACTGGATCCACGAGGCGCGCGAGCGCCACGCGGGCATCGTCATCAACCCCGCGGCCTACTCCCACACGTCCGTCGCGATCCTGGACGCCCTCAACACCTGTGACGGGATGCCCGTGGTGGAGGTCCACATCTCCAACATCCACCAGCGCGAGGCGTTCCGGCACCACAGCTACGTCTCGCAGCGCGCCGACGGCGTCATCGCGGGCTGCGGCGTCCAGGGGTACGTCTTCGCGGTGGAGCGGGTGGCGATGCTGGTGGCCGCCGGGGCGTGA
- a CDS encoding maleylpyruvate isomerase family mycothiol-dependent enzyme, translated as MIDHVRDLASVRDATDRLLSAVAKLNNDSIAEPSRLPGWTRGHVLAHLARNADALVNVLAGRPMYASAETRDADIERDAPRALTEQLADVEESAARFREEAAKPADWSRTVELRNGVTDSASRVPFRRWVEVELHHVDLGVGYELEDLPEEFVRREIAFLAARFSGNATVPPTRITDGTHAWSTGREGAPDDATITVSGPAPEVVGWLSGRRDGSALTSEGGLLPALPPL; from the coding sequence ATGATTGATCATGTGCGCGACCTCGCGTCTGTACGTGACGCGACCGACCGGCTGCTCAGCGCGGTCGCGAAACTGAACAACGATTCGATCGCCGAGCCGTCACGACTGCCGGGCTGGACCCGCGGTCATGTCCTCGCCCACCTCGCGCGGAACGCGGACGCGCTGGTGAACGTGCTCGCCGGGCGGCCGATGTACGCCAGCGCCGAGACACGCGACGCGGACATCGAGCGGGACGCCCCGCGCGCGCTCACCGAGCAGCTGGCGGACGTGGAGGAGAGCGCGGCCCGCTTCCGGGAGGAGGCGGCGAAGCCCGCGGACTGGTCCCGCACGGTGGAGCTGCGCAACGGCGTCACCGACTCCGCGTCGCGGGTGCCGTTCCGGCGCTGGGTCGAGGTCGAGCTGCACCACGTCGACCTCGGCGTCGGATACGAGCTCGAGGACCTGCCGGAGGAGTTCGTCCGGCGTGAGATCGCGTTCCTGGCCGCACGCTTCTCGGGGAACGCGACGGTGCCGCCGACACGGATCACCGACGGCACGCACGCGTGGAGCACCGGCCGCGAGGGTGCCCCCGACGACGCCACCATCACCGTGTCCGGCCCGGCGCCGGAGGTGGTCGGCTGGCTCTCCGGCCGCCGCGACGGCTCCGCGCTGACGTCCGAAGGAGGCCTCCTGCCGGCCCTGCCCCCGCTATAG
- a CDS encoding MBL fold metallo-hydrolase: MTYSGAVKVGGGADVHELPDLMISKVAVGPMNNNAYLLRCRATGEQLLIDAANDAGTLLTLIGDDGIASVVTTHQHGDHWQALAAVVSATRARTYAGREDAEGIPVPTDVLVDDGDTITVGRVTLTARHLVGHTPGSIALVYDDPHGHPHVFTGDCLFPGGVGNTWKDPKAFASLIDDVETKIFGTLPDETWVYPGHGDDTTLGAERPHLPEWRARGW, translated from the coding sequence ATGACGTACAGCGGAGCGGTGAAGGTCGGCGGGGGCGCGGATGTGCACGAGCTGCCGGACCTCATGATTTCCAAGGTCGCGGTCGGGCCGATGAACAACAACGCGTACCTGCTGCGCTGCCGGGCCACCGGCGAGCAGCTCCTGATCGACGCGGCCAACGACGCCGGGACCCTGCTGACGCTGATCGGTGACGACGGCATCGCGTCCGTCGTCACCACGCACCAGCACGGCGACCACTGGCAGGCGCTCGCCGCGGTCGTCTCGGCGACCCGCGCGCGGACGTACGCGGGCCGCGAGGACGCCGAGGGCATCCCCGTGCCGACGGACGTCCTCGTCGACGACGGCGACACGATCACGGTCGGCCGGGTCACCCTCACCGCCCGCCACCTGGTGGGCCACACTCCGGGTTCGATCGCGCTCGTCTACGACGACCCGCACGGCCATCCGCACGTGTTCACCGGCGACTGCCTCTTCCCGGGCGGCGTCGGCAACACCTGGAAGGATCCGAAGGCGTTCGCGAGCCTCATCGACGACGTCGAGACGAAGATCTTCGGAACGCTCCCCGACGAGACGTGGGTCTACCCCGGCCACGGCGACGACACGACGCTGGGCGCCGAGCGCCCGCACCTCCCGGAGTGGCGCGCCCGCGGCTGGTGA
- a CDS encoding MFS transporter — MRTTRPPSLPRLAAASLAGTAIEFYDFFIYGTAAALVLGPLFFPTFSPLAGTLAAFATFGVGFVARPLGSIVFGHIGDRRGRRPVLLGSLLLTGLATVAVGCVPTYDSIGIAAPLLLLVLRFVQGLGLGGEWGGAVLLTAEHAPAERRGLWSSFPQIGPPVGFLLANGIMLALSATLTDAQFAAWGWRVPFWAAGVLAAAGLVLRSSLAESPDFLRLREHARVPLAEVVRDHWRLVLLTAGALAVGYAVFYAVTTWSLAYGVERLGVSRTVMLACIMAAVVVKGALTPVVAVLGDRYGRRPLCLLGCTASALWMFPMIALLSTGQPLLMFLGFLVAMVAFITMFAVIAAYLPELYEPRVRCTGAAVGYNLGGVLGGALTPIVATAVAQGDGTPWGVAAYLSGIALLSLGCFALLPETRPVREVAPATG; from the coding sequence ATGCGCACCACCCGACCCCCCTCTCTGCCACGGCTCGCGGCGGCCTCGCTGGCCGGGACCGCCATCGAGTTCTACGACTTCTTCATCTACGGGACGGCCGCGGCCCTGGTCCTCGGGCCGCTGTTCTTTCCCACGTTCTCCCCGCTGGCGGGAACTCTCGCCGCTTTCGCGACATTCGGAGTGGGCTTCGTGGCACGGCCCCTCGGGTCGATCGTCTTCGGGCACATCGGAGACCGGCGCGGGCGGCGGCCCGTGCTCCTCGGGTCGCTGCTCCTGACCGGCCTCGCCACGGTCGCCGTCGGCTGCGTACCGACGTACGACTCGATCGGGATCGCCGCTCCCCTGCTCCTCCTCGTGCTGCGCTTCGTGCAGGGTCTCGGGCTCGGCGGTGAGTGGGGCGGGGCCGTGCTGCTGACCGCGGAGCACGCGCCGGCCGAGCGGCGCGGGCTGTGGTCGAGCTTTCCCCAGATCGGGCCCCCGGTCGGGTTCCTGCTGGCCAACGGCATCATGCTGGCGCTCTCCGCGACGCTCACCGACGCCCAGTTCGCGGCCTGGGGGTGGCGCGTGCCGTTCTGGGCCGCGGGCGTGCTCGCGGCGGCCGGGCTCGTGCTTCGCTCCTCGCTCGCCGAGAGCCCCGACTTCCTGCGGCTGCGCGAGCACGCGCGCGTGCCGCTCGCCGAGGTGGTCCGCGACCACTGGCGCCTGGTGCTCCTGACGGCGGGCGCGCTCGCGGTCGGGTACGCCGTCTTCTACGCGGTGACGACCTGGTCCCTCGCCTATGGAGTGGAGCGGCTCGGGGTGAGCCGTACGGTCATGCTGGCCTGCATCATGGCGGCCGTCGTGGTGAAGGGCGCCCTGACGCCGGTGGTGGCGGTGCTGGGTGACCGGTACGGGCGGCGGCCGCTGTGCCTGCTCGGCTGCACGGCGTCGGCGCTGTGGATGTTCCCGATGATCGCGCTGCTCTCGACCGGGCAGCCGCTGCTGATGTTCCTCGGCTTCCTGGTGGCGATGGTCGCGTTCATCACCATGTTCGCCGTGATCGCCGCGTATCTGCCCGAGCTGTACGAGCCGCGCGTGCGCTGCACGGGCGCCGCGGTCGGCTACAACCTCGGCGGGGTGCTCGGCGGCGCGCTCACGCCCATCGTGGCGACGGCGGTGGCGCAGGGGGACGGGACGCCGTGGGGCGTGGCCGCGTACCTGTCGGGCATCGCGCTGCTGAGCCTCGGTTGCTTCGCGCTGCTCCCGGAGACGCGGCCGGTGCGGGAGGTGGCGCCGGCCACCGGGTGA
- a CDS encoding TerC family protein — protein sequence MDVSMTLWVATVLGLCALIAVDFFIGRKPHDVSIKEAGTWTVVWIVLAALFGLGLLVAGESQASGEFFAGFITEKSLSVDNLFVFILIMAKFSVPSHLQQRVLLFGVLIALVLRAIFIAAGAAVIANFSWVFYIFGAFLIYTAWKLIQEARADDEEEDWEENRLLKSIEKKFGVSDRYEGTKLFIRKNGKKIMTPLMVVMLAIGTTDVLFAMDSIPAIFGLTQDPYIVFTANAFALMGLRQLYFLIGGLLRKLVHLSYGLSVILGFIGVKLVLHALHENGVHVPEISIPVSLGVICGVLVITTITSLIASKKQEQKAAAEATAAGETSKDSIEA from the coding sequence GTGGACGTTTCAATGACCCTGTGGGTAGCGACCGTTCTAGGTCTGTGTGCCCTGATCGCGGTCGACTTCTTCATCGGGCGCAAGCCCCACGACGTGTCGATCAAGGAAGCCGGAACATGGACGGTCGTCTGGATCGTCCTCGCGGCGCTCTTCGGCCTCGGCCTGCTGGTCGCGGGTGAGAGCCAGGCGTCCGGCGAGTTCTTCGCGGGCTTCATCACCGAGAAGTCGCTCTCCGTCGACAACCTCTTCGTCTTCATCCTGATCATGGCGAAGTTCTCGGTGCCGTCCCACCTCCAGCAGCGCGTACTGCTGTTCGGCGTGCTGATAGCCCTGGTCCTGCGCGCGATCTTCATCGCCGCCGGCGCCGCGGTGATCGCCAACTTCTCGTGGGTCTTCTACATCTTCGGCGCGTTCCTGATCTACACCGCGTGGAAGCTCATCCAGGAAGCGCGTGCCGACGACGAGGAAGAGGACTGGGAGGAGAACCGCCTCCTGAAGTCCATCGAGAAGAAGTTCGGCGTCTCCGACCGGTACGAGGGCACGAAGCTCTTCATCCGGAAGAACGGCAAGAAGATCATGACGCCCCTCATGGTCGTCATGCTCGCCATCGGCACCACCGACGTGCTCTTCGCGATGGACTCCATCCCGGCGATCTTCGGCCTCACCCAGGACCCGTACATCGTCTTCACCGCCAACGCCTTCGCGCTGATGGGCCTGCGCCAGCTGTACTTCCTCATCGGCGGACTGCTCAGGAAGCTCGTCCACCTCAGCTACGGCCTGTCCGTGATCCTCGGCTTCATCGGCGTGAAGCTCGTCCTGCACGCCCTCCACGAGAACGGGGTGCACGTCCCCGAGATCTCCATCCCGGTCTCGCTCGGCGTCATCTGCGGCGTCCTGGTGATCACCACGATCACCAGCCTCATCGCCTCCAAGAAGCAGGAGCAGAAGGCGGCGGCCGAGGCCACGGCCGCCGGGGAGACCTCGAAGGACAGCATCGAGGCCTGA